One stretch of Malus domestica chromosome 14, GDT2T_hap1 DNA includes these proteins:
- the LOC103455327 gene encoding protein TPLATE, translated as MDILFAQIQADLRSNDALRQSGALLQALQQSAAGRDISVIAKTAVEEIVASPASAISKKLAFDLIRSTRLTADLWDTVCTGVLTDLDFPDPDVSAAAVSILAAIPSYRLSKLITDAQKEINSCFDSPSDNLRFSITETLGCVLARDDLVTLCENNVNLLDKVSNWWSRIGQNMLDGSDAVSKVAFESVGRLFQEFDSKRMSRLAGDKLVDSENSLAIRSNWVSSMVDFVWKKRSALMARSLVLPVESFRATVFPIVYAVKAMASGSVEVIRKLSKSSKGSNGTVVDTNAERLVGVSDVVTHLVPFLASSLDPALIFEVGIDMLYLADVPGGKPEWASQSIIAILTLWDRQEFASARESIVRAVVTNLHLLDLHMQVSLFKRLLLMVRNLRAESDRMHALACICRTALCVDLFAKESVRRGQKPLAGTDIASLFEDARIKDDLNSVTSKTLFREELVASLVESCFQLSLPLPEQKNTGMESRVIGALAYGTGYGALNWTEPALEVVEVCRPCVKWDCEGRTYAIDCYLKLLVRLCHIYDTRGGVKRVKDGASQDQILNETRLQNLQRELVKDLREVNTPRICARLIWAISEHIDLEGLDPLLADDPEDPLNMIISNIHKVLFNIDSSADSANRLLDVQAVLLCAQRLGSRNPRAGQLLTKELEEFRNGSTADSVNKHQSRLILQRIKYVTSHPESRWAGVSEARGDYPFSHHKLTVQFYEAAAAQDRKLEGLVHKAILELWRPDPSELTLLLTKGVDSTLLKVPPSAITLTGSSDPCYIEAYHLADSSDGRISLHLKVLNLTELELNRVDIRVGLSGALYFMDGSPQAVRQLRSLVSQDPVLCSVTVGVSHFERCALWVQVLYYPFYGSAPIDYEGDYAEEDPQIMRQKRSLRPELGEPVILRCQPYKIPLTELLLPHKISPVEFFRLWPSLPAIVEYTGTYTYEGSGFKATAAQQYGASPFLSGLKSLSSKPFHRVCSHVIRTVAGFQLCFAAKTWYGGFLGLMIFGASEVSRNVDLGDETTTMICKFVVRASDASITKEIGSDLQGWLDDLTDGGVEYMPEDEVKVAAAERLRISMERIALLKAAQPKKKIPKSDDDDDEEEEEDDESGEEDEDKMKKKKEKKKDGEENGKPKGPTTLSKLTAEEAEHRALQTAVLQEWHVLCKDRSAKVN; from the exons ATGGACATACTCTTCGCCCAGATTCAAGCGGACCTCCGCTCCAACGACGCCCTCCGCCAGTCCGGCGCACTTCTCCAAGCTCTCCAGCAATCCGCCGCCGGCCGCGACATCTCCGTCATCGCCAAGACCGCCGTCGAAGAGATCGTCGCCTCCCCCGCCTCCGCCATCTCCAAAAAACTCGCCTTTGACCTCATTCGTTCCACCCGCCTCACTGCCGACCTCTGGGACACCGTCTGCACGGGAGTTCTCACCGATCTCGACTTCCCCGATCCCGACGTCAGCGCCGCCGCTGTCTCCATCCTCGCCGCAATCCCTTCCTACCGCCTCTCCAAGCTCATTACCGACGCTCAGAAGGAAATCAACAGTTGCTTCGATTCGCCGAGCGACAATCTCCGGTTCTCCATTACGGAAACCCTCGGATGCGTTCTGGCGCGCGATGACCTCGTCACGCTCTGTGAAAACAATGTCAATTTGCTCGACAAGGTGTCGAATTGGTGGTCCCGCATTGGCCAGAACATGCTCGACGGATCCGACGCCGTTTCAAAGGTCGCGTTCGAGTCGGTGGGGCGGTTGTTTCAGGAGTTCGATTCCAAGAGGATGAGCAGACTGGCCGGTGATAAGTTAGTGGACAGTGAGAACTCGCTGGCGATTCGATCCAATTGGGTGTCGTCGATGGtcgacttcgtgtggaagaagcGGAGTGCGTTAATGGCCAGGTCGTTGGTTCTGCCGGTGGAGAGCTTCCGGGCCACAGTGTTTCCGATCGTGTACGCCGTCAAGGCCATGGCTTCAGGCTCAGTGGAGGTCATAAGGAAGCTGTCAAAGTCGTCCAAGGGCTCCAATGGGACGGTTGTGGATACCAATGCGGAGAGGTTGGTGGGAGTTTCGGATGTGGTCACGCATTTGGTGCCATTCCTGGCATCGTCATTGGATCCGGCTTTGATTTTCGAAGTTGGGATTGATATGCTGTATCTGGCTGATGTGCCTGGTGGGAAGCCTGAGTGGGCTTCACAGTCGATTATCGCAATTCTCACACTTTGGGATAGGCAAGAGTTTGCTTCTGCAAGAGAGAGTATTGTTAGAGCTGTGGTTACCAATCTGCACCTGCTTGATCTTCATATGCAG GTTTCGTTGTTTAAGAGGCTGCTTCTTATGGTGAGAAATTTGAGGGCAGAATCAGATCGTATGCATGCTTTAGCTTGTATTTGTCGAACAGCGCTTTGTGTTGATCTCTTTGCAAAGGAGAGTGTCCGAAGAGGCCAGAAACCTCTTGCCGGAACTGATATAGCTTCACTTTTTGAGGATGCAAGAATCAAAGATGATCTTAATAGTGTTACAAGCAAGACCTTATTTAGGGAGGAGTTAGTAGCATCATTAGTTGAAAGTTGTTTTCAGTTGTCTCTGCCTTTGCCTGAACAAAAGAACACAGGGATGGAGAGCAGGGTTATAGGAGCCTTGGCATATGGAACTGGTTATGGTGCACTAAATTGGACAGAGCCTGCTTTGGAAGTGGTGGAGGTTTGCCGGCCTTGTGTCAAATGGGATTGTGAAGGCCGGACCTATGCAATTGATTGCTATTTGAAGTTGCTTGTGAGGCTATGTCATATTTATGATACTAGGGGAGGTGTAAAAAGAGTTAAAGATGGGGCTTCACAGGACCAAATTTTAAATGAGACAAGATTGCAGAATTTGCAACGTGAACTTGTGAAAGATCTACGTGAG GTAAATACCCCAAGAATATGTGCTCGCCTTATTTGGGCTATTTCAGAGCACATAGATCTAGAAGGTCTGGACCCACTTCTTGCTGATGATCCTGAGGATCCATTGAACATGATTATTTCGAACATCCACAAGGTTTTGTTCAATATAGATTCATCTGCTGATTCAGCAAACAGGCTTCTAGATGTTCAGGCAGTTCTTTTATGTGCTCAGCGGTTGGGATCACGCAACCCAAGGGCTGGGCAATTACTGACTAAAGAACTTGAAGAGTTCAGGAATGGTAGTACTGCGGACTCTGTTAACAAGCATCAGAGCCGTTTGATATTGCAGAGAATCAAGTATGTTACAAGTCATCCAGAAAGCAG GTGGGCAGGGGTGAGTGAAGCCAGAGGTGATTATCCATTTAGCCACCATAAACTAACTGTCCAGTTCTACGAAGCAGCTGCAGCTCAGGATAGAAAGTTAGAAGGATTGGTTCATAAGGCTATTCTAGAACTTTGGAGGCCGGATCCTAGTGAACTAACCCTTCTTCTGACTAAAGGAGTTGACTCCACTTTACTCAAAGTTCCTCCCAGTGCAATTACTTTGACTGGTAGCAGTGATCCTTGCTACATCGAAGCATATCATTTGGCAGATTCTAGTGATGGAAGGATATCTCTCCACTTGAAG GTCTTAAATTTAACTGAGCTTGAGCTCAACCGGGTCGATATTCGAGTTGGGTTATCTGGTGCATTATATTTTATGGATGGGTCTCCTCAAGCAGTACGGCAGTTGCGTAGCCTTGTTTCACAG GATCCGGTACTTTGCAGCGTAACTGTGGGTGTTTCCCATTTTGAAAGGTGCGCCCTTTGGGTTCAAGTCTTATACTACCCCTTTTATGGAAGTGCTCCAATAGATTATGAAGGTGACTATGCCGAAGAAGATCCGCAAATCATGAGACAAAAGAGAAGTTTAAGGCCAGAACTGGGAGAACCTGTCATTTTAAGGTGTCAACCTTACAAAATTCCGCTGACCGAGCTTCTTTTGCCTCATAAGATCTCCCCCGTTGAATTTTTCCGCCTATGGCCCAGTTTACCAGCCATAGTAGAGTACACTGGTACATATACTTATGAAGGAAGTGGCTTCAAGGCTACTGCTGCACAGCAGTATGGGGCATCTCCTTTCCTGAGTGGGCTAAAATCCTTGTCATCCAAGCCATTCCACAGAGTTTGTTCACATGTTATCCGAACAGTGGCAGGATTTCAG CTGTGCTTTGCTGCAAAAACCTGGTACGGTGGCTTCTTGGGCCTGATGATCTTTGGAGCCAGTGAAGTGAGCCGAAATGTTGACCTGGGCGATGAGACTACGACCATGATATGCAAATTTGTGGTTCGAGCTTCTGATGCGTCAATTACAAAGGAGATAGGATCAGATCTACAGGGCTGGTTGGATGACCTCACAGATGGGGGTGTTGAGTACATGCCTGAAGACGAAGTGAAGGTGGCGGCTGCTGAGAGGCTTAGGATCTCGATGGAACGGATAGCTTTGCTAAAGGCAGCCCAACCTAAGAAAAAGATTCCGAAATCTGATGATGACgacgacgaagaagaagaagaggacgaTGAAAGCGGCGAAGAAGACGAGgataaaatgaagaaaaagaaggaaaagaaaaaagatggcGAGGAAAATGGGAAACCAAAGGGACCTACAACCCTGTCAAAGTTGACAGCAGAGGAGGCCGAACACCGTGCTCTTCAAACAGCAGTGCTCCAAGAGTGGCATGTGTTGTGCAAGGACAGAAGTGCTAAGGTTAATTGA
- the LOC103455273 gene encoding germin-like protein subfamily T member 2 — translation MNIIGLILCLVVSMLLLPLPSDSADPDPLQDFCVADLSASGAVNGFPCKPVSNTTADDFFFDGLSKQGNTSNVFGAKVTTANVLAFPGLNTLGIAMNRVDFAPGGLNPPHSHPRASESGVVIEGKLLVGFVTTRNVYYSKVLSAGQMFVVPRGLVHFQLNVGEGKALAFTAFNSHLPGSVVLPLNLFTSTPLLPDQVLTKAFQVDEDVINGIRSKFGV, via the coding sequence ATGAACATTATCGGCCTCATACTCTGCCTCGTTGTTTCGATGCTCCTTCTTCCCTTACCCTCTGATTCTGCTGATCCTGATCCATTACAGGACTTTTGCGTGGCGGATTTGAGCGCGTCCGGGGCAGTTAACGGCTTTCCCTGCAAACCCGTGTCGAACACTACTGCAGATGACTTTTTCTTTGATGGACTGAGCAAACAAGGGAACACAAGCAATGTCTTTGGGGCGAAGGTAACAACTGCGAATGTCCTTGCATTTCCTGGCCTCAATACTCTTGGGATAGCAATGAACAGGGTTGACTTTGCCCCCGGCGGTCTTAATCCGCCTCACTCGCACCCTCGTGCGAGTGAGTCGGGCGTGGTCATCGAAGGGAAGCTCCTCGTAGGGTTTGTGACAACGAGAAACGTGTACTACTCCAAGGTTTTGAGTGCTGGGCAGATGTTTGTGGTTCCACGAGGACTCGTTCACTTTCAGCTCAATGTTGGAGAAGGTAAGGCTCTGGCCTTCACTGCTTTCAACAGTCACTTGCCTGGTTCTGTTGTACTGCCTTTAAATCTGTTCACTTCGACGCCTTTGCTCCCCGACCAAGTGTTAACTAAGGCCTTCCAAGTAGATGAAGATGTCATCAACGGCATTCGATCCAAGTTCGGGGTTTAA
- the LOC103455274 gene encoding transcription factor bHLH79 encodes MDPPLINESSSSVANPASYSLAEIWPFSGEPGGSGGGLGLGVVNLGQSLGGLGDSSVNRDGSLEESTVTEQSGGGGGGGRKRRDVNYEDESSKRVSTRSGNGLKDLGKRMKLAVSRNENDNLKAEVEESSAGGDSKPAEESTKPSEPPKQDYIHVRARRGQATDSHSLAERARREKISERMKVLQDLVPGCNKVIGKALVLDEIINYIQSLQHQVEFLSMKLEAVNSRVNMNPTIEAFPPKDLGAQPFDAAALLFSSHTPREYAQSSQPEWLHMQVGGSFDRAT; translated from the exons ATGGATCCTCCACTGATCAACGAGTCTTCCTCCTCAGTAGCTAACCCAGCATCCTACAGCCTGGCGGAGATTTGGCCCTTCAGCGGCGAGCCCGGTGGCAGCGGTGGCGGGTTGGGGCTCGGAGTGGTTAACTTGGGTCAGAGTTTGGGTGGGCTTGGAGATAGCTCTGTGAACAGAGATGGGTCGTTGGAGGAATCGACTGTGACTGAGCAaagcggcggcggcggcggtggtGGAAGGAAGAGAAGGGATGTGAACTATGAGGACGAGTCTTCGAAGCGGGTTTCCACTCGTAGTGGCAATGGCTTG AAAGATTTGGGTAAGCGGATGAAATTAGCGGTATCCAGAAATGAAAATGACAATTTGAAGGCTGAAGTTGAAGAAAGTTCAGCTGGTGGCGACAGCAAGCCAGCTGAAGAAAGCACTAAACCTTCCGAGCCACCCAAGCAAGACTATATCCATGTGAGGGCAAGAAGGGGCCAAGCTACAGATAGCCACAGTCTAGCCGAGAGA GCTAGGAGAGAGAAGATCAGCGAAAGGATGAAAGTTCTCCAAGATTTGGTTCCCGGATGCAATAAG GTTATTGGGAAAGCACTCGTCCTTGATGAGATTATTAATTACATCCAATCACTGCAGCACCAGGTCGAG TTCCTTTCGATGAAGCTGGAAGCAGTCAATTCAAGGGTGAACATGAATCCCACAATTGAAGCGTTTCCTCCAAAAGAT CTTGGTGCACAGCCATTTGATGCTGCGGCGTTGTTATTCAGCTCGCACACACCAAGGGAATACGCCCAAAGCTCACAGCCCGAATGGCTACATATGCAGGTTGGTGGTAGTTTCGATAGAGCAACGTAA
- the LOC103455275 gene encoding uncharacterized protein, producing MSDRATHRRMLAATEPKHSKPSTYLDPPSLPSKPSSTSNPTSRFIATQRPRTSQSLMDTRLQAKSMSASMDSSKSSLKSNPQLKSFDPRIEKQSKKTKESEKSRKPNKDVVVVVKKKEAQKGLVDFEKEKELDSGRRLSVSSAGSGGGGRRRSLSEPQVQLADVLASNGVRVVSADMPPFMQIHAVECARKTHDSLEKFTSKTLALTLKKEFDGVYGPAWHCIVGTSFGSFVTHSVSGFLYFSMDQKLYILLFKTTVQRAD from the exons ATGTCCGACCGCGCCACCCACCGGCGCATGCTAGCAGCGACAGAGCCAAAACATTCCAAGCCCTCCACTTACCTAGATCCTCCTTCCCTGCCCTCTAAACCCTCTTCCACCTCCAACCCCACCTCAAGATTCATCGCAACTCAACGACCCCGCACTTCTCAGAGCCTCATGGACACTCGTTTGCAGGCCAAATCGATGTCGGCGTCCATGGATTCCTCCAAGTCTTCCCTCAAATCGAATCCTCAGCTCAAATCATTCGACCCCAGAATCGAAAAACAGAGCAAGAAAACAAAGGAATCGGAAAAATCCAGAAAACCCAATAAGGATGTCGTCGTCGtggtgaagaagaaggaagctcAAAAGGGATTGGTGGATTTTGAGAAAGAGAAGGAGTTGGATAGCGGGAGAAGGCTGTCGGTTTCGTCCGCCGGGAGCGGCGGCGGAGGAAGGAGGAGATCCCTATCCGAGCCGCAGGTGCAGTTGGCGGATGTGTTAGCAAGTAATGGGGTGAGAGTTGTTTCAGCTGATATGCCACCATTTATGCAGATCCATGCAGTGGAGTGTGCAAGAAAGACACATGATAGCCTGGAAAAGTTCACCTCCAAGACTCTTGCTTTGACTCTCAAGAAG gaatttgatggggTATATGGGCCAGCATGGCACTGCATTGTAGGAACAAGTTTTGGGTCTTTTGTGACACACTCAGTAAGTGGGTTTCTGTATTTCTCAATGGATCAAAAGTTGTACATCCTCTTGTTTAAGACCACCGTACAAAGAGCAGACTGA
- the LOC103455276 gene encoding stress response protein NST1-like — MVAISLYRGNLHRVPDVPRRWLMPTPKISLKDFKSLLTRRSVALSRLRSALPDAASSNPDPDFVLDQLNEAPKAGDLSHPTIKFEAPENVDDDCAAGPSGEKKDGKQSDGADSAVKSGGESDSPPALKPDLIEKESDVADVGASSLAVKVDKLDEVENPNSERCNKEEEEELSDNQKRKREVEEKLQVLNQKKHNLVQVLKQILNAEEELKRRNSMQGVVVRPSVSLQVDVTNDSGSMTRHAAARVGSEANLEMEGVESDELSNHNIQSRHMFRMNSTSPSSESPLRRPGHIQHNVVPHPSRASLGATGTSPSRFAPIGQLGHPANLPTLSVSGTNYMASSPSPAASGGTSAFRDARLPSPWN, encoded by the exons ATGGTGGCGATTTCGTTGTACAGAGGAAACCTCCACAGAGTTCCCGACGTACCGCGTCGGTGGCTTATGCCAACCCCTAAGATTTCCCTCAAGGACTTCAAATCCCTTTTAACCCGCCGCTCTGTAGCTCTCTCCCGCCTCCGCTCCGCCCTCCCCGACGCCGCCTCCTCTAACCCTGACCCTGATTTTGTCCTGGACCAGCTCAACGAAGCTCCAAAGGCGGGAGATTTGTCTCACCCCACGATTAAATTTGAAGCGCCGGAGAATGTTGATGATGATTGCGCAGCTGGGCCGTCCGGGGAGAAGAAGGATGGGAAGCAATCGGACGGTGCTGATTCTGCGGTGAAATCCGGCGGTGAGTCCGATTCGCCGCCTGCTCTTAAGCCCGATTTGATTGAGAAAGAGTCGGATGTTGCGGATGTTGGTGCGAGTTCACTGGCTGTGAAGGTTGATAAATTGGATGAAGTGGAAAACCCTAATTCTGAG AGATGCaacaaagaggaggaggaggagttaAGTGACAATCaaaagaggaaaagagaagTTGAGGAGAAGCTGCAGGTTTTGAATCAAAAGAAACATAATCTAGTTCAAGTGTTGAAGCAG ATCTTAAATGCAGAGGAGGAGTTAAAGAGACGAAATTCCATGCAAGGAGTGGTGGTTCGCCCGTCTGTATCACTTCAAGTGGATGTAACAAATGACTCCGGTTCAATGACTAGGCACGCTGCTGCTAGGGTGGGCTCGGAGGCAAACCTTGAGATGGAAGGGGTTGAGAGCGATGAGCTTTCAAATCATAACATTCAATCTCGCCATATGTTCCGGATGAACAGCACATCCCCATCTTCAGAGTCTCCTCTCAGAAGGCCAGGTCATATTCAGCACAATGTG GTTCCACACCCCTCTCGAGCAAGTTTAGGGGCAACCGGTACTAGTCCATCACGCTTTGCTCCCATAGGGCAACTGGGGCATCCTGCAAATCTACCCACGTTATCCGTATCAGGAACAAATTACATGGCATCCTCTCCGTCCCCTGCGGCATCTGGCGGCACTTCTGCTTTCAGAGATGCTCGATTGCCAAGTCCATGGAATTAG
- the LOC103455277 gene encoding transcription factor MYB35-like — MVRPACGDKLHVKRGTLLTAEEDAKILAHVSKYGPSNWTSVPKKTGVTRCGKSCKLRWTNHLKSNLKHESFTPHEEELIVRLHATIGSRWPTIAQHLPGRTDNDVKNYWNTKLKKKLSEMGIDHVTHKPFSQILADYGNIGGVQKVGMRIGISSLNKDLRNAMRMKPAEPYSLPAQGFSNINSHLMPITMIPTKAEPILDSFLGHTQPGSQPPDLLTQLEAINLVTEAFKSTESQSSAPNFYSHEGTLSSSSSTSSATQEQATLQAFSWSDFLLEDAFMPIGDAQEHENKAEYSSNSKDQAQVAIQQSQIDMDYAISVNEVEATSAACDSSFVEAMVARENKMFLEFPELMEEPFYY; from the exons ATGGTGAGACCTGCTTGTGGTGACAAGCTGCATGTGAAAAGGGGCACTCTTTTGACTGCGGAGGAAGATGCAAAGATACTTGCGCATGTGTCGAAGTATGGACCGAGTAACTGGACTTCTGTTCCCAAAAAAACAG GAGTTACAAGATGTGGAAAGAGCTGCAAGCTAAGGTGGACTAATCACCTCAAGTCTAATCTGAAGCATGAATCCTTCACGCCTCATGAGGAGGAATTGATTGTCAGGCTTCATGCCACAATTGGTAGCAG ATGGCCAACAATAGCTCAACACCTTCCTGGGAGGACAGACAATGATGTAAAGAACTACTGGAACACTAAGCTGAAGAAGAAGCTCTCAGAAATGGGAATTGATCATGTTACTCATAAGCCCTTCTCTCAAATCTTAGCGGATTATGGAAACATCGGTGGCGTCCAGAAAGTTGGAATGAGAATCGGGATAAGTTCTCTCAACAAGGACTTGAGGAACGCAATGCGGATGAAGCCAGCAGAGCCATACTCATTGCCAGCACAAGGGTTTTCCAACATCAACAGCCATTTGATGCCAATTACAATGATACCAACCAAAGCGGAGCCAATTCTAGACAGTTTCTTGGGCCACACTCAACCTGGCAGCCAACCCCCGGATCTTCTCACACAGCTTGAGGCCATAAATTTGGTGACAGAAGCCTTCAAATCCACCGAATCCCAATCTTCTGCACCAAATTTTTACAGTCACGAAGGAACATTGTCATCATCGTCTTCTACTTCATCTGCAACACAAGAGCAGGCAACCCTGCAGGCATTTAGCTGGAGCGATTTTCTCCTTGAAGACGCGTTTATGCCAATTGGTGACGCCCAAGAACACGAAAACAAGGCTGAGTATTCATCGAATTCGAAGGACCAAGCACAAGTAGCAATACAACAAAGCCAAATCGACATGGATTATGCAATCTCAGTAAATGAAGTTGAAGCTACATCGGCGGCATGTGACAGTTCGTTTGTGGAAGCCATGGTAGCTAGAGAGAATAAGATGTTCTTGGAGTTTCCTGAACTCATGGAAGAACCATTCTACTATTGA